The proteins below come from a single Vitis vinifera cultivar Pinot Noir 40024 chromosome 9, ASM3070453v1 genomic window:
- the LOC100249800 gene encoding nuclear transcription factor Y subunit A-3 isoform X1, protein MQHLCKNDFHVNSARPTSPCDASSPHWWTSSETNTQQSSLPKFSRLKIGTQTIDYHSTKELGSQVRDQDSPSTRSTGQSYPGVLHWGGNNTHGQSIFSAHLGYKETHGKPMVSIGNQDYLFTPSQVDCNQLTARIPITATEIYHCDLLAPAYGTKAMIHHPQMMGMAPSRVPLPVLNPQEEVIFINPKQYNGIMRRRKHRAKLEAQTNPVKARKPYLHESRHLHALKRPRGAGGRFLNMSKLQEPKPSSPSTDALIAGSAQPPFNGNTASESEVHQPENNREGASTTSCSDVTSGSNSDDVFLQPEFRFSTYPPHIGGSMKRNDSGSNNLGGSGLG, encoded by the exons ATGCAACACTTGTGTAAGAATGATTTTCATGTAAATTCAGCTCGTCCAACGTCACCATGTGATGCCAGTAGCCCACATTGGTGGACTTCAAGTGAAACAAATACTCAACAATCATCTCTGCCCAAATTTTCACGCCTCAAGATAGGAACTCAAACTATAGATTATCATAGTACCAAGGAATTGGGCTCCCAAGTTCGAGATCAGGATTCACCCTCAACTCGGTCAACTGGCCAGTCTTACCCTGGAGTGCTTCACTGGGGAGGAAACAACACTCATGGGCAAAGCATATTTTCAGCACACTTAG GATACAAGGAAACTCATGGGAAGCCCATGGTATCAATCGGAAATCAGGATTATCTCTTCACTCCCTCACAAGTTGATTGCAACCAATTGACT GCTCGCATTCCAATCACTGCCACCGAGATATACCATTGCGACTTACTAGCACCTGCTTATGGTACAAAGGCTATG ATTCATCATCCTCAAATGATGGGAATGGCCCCTTCTCGAGTGCCATTGCCTGTACTAAATCCACAAGAAGAGGTTATTTTCATCAATCCAAAGCAGTATAATGGAATTATGAGGCGGAGGAAGCATCGCGCCAAGCTTGAAGCTCAAACCAACCCTGTCAAAGCTAGAAAG CCTTATCTCCATGAGTCTAGGCATCTCCATGCCTTGAAGAGGCCTCGTGGAGCTGGTGGACGCTTCCTCAACATGTCCAAGCTCCAAGAACCCAAGCCTTCTTCTCCCTCAACAGATGCTCTGATTGCAGGCTCAGCTCAGCCACCTTTCAATGGAAATACTGCATCAGAGTCTGAAGTTCATCAGCCAGAAAACAACAGAGAAGGGGCTTCCACCACCTCCTGCTCTGATGTCACTAGCGGCTCAAACAGTGATGACGTCTTTCTGCAGCCAGAATTCAGGTTCTCCACCTACCCTCCTCACATTGGCGGATCCATGAAAAGGAATGATTCTGGGAGCAATAACTTAGGTGGGTCTGGCCTCGGGTGA
- the LOC100249800 gene encoding nuclear transcription factor Y subunit A-3 isoform X3 — protein sequence MVSIGNQDYLFTPSQVDCNQLTARIPITATEIYHCDLLAPAYGTKAMIHHPQMMGMAPSRVPLPVLNPQEEVIFINPKQYNGIMRRRKHRAKLEAQTNPVKARKPYLHESRHLHALKRPRGAGGRFLNMSKLQEPKPSSPSTDALIAGSAQPPFNGNTASESEVHQPENNREGASTTSCSDVTSGSNSDDVFLQPEFRFSTYPPHIGGSMKRNDSGSNNLGGSGLG from the exons ATGGTATCAATCGGAAATCAGGATTATCTCTTCACTCCCTCACAAGTTGATTGCAACCAATTGACT GCTCGCATTCCAATCACTGCCACCGAGATATACCATTGCGACTTACTAGCACCTGCTTATGGTACAAAGGCTATG ATTCATCATCCTCAAATGATGGGAATGGCCCCTTCTCGAGTGCCATTGCCTGTACTAAATCCACAAGAAGAGGTTATTTTCATCAATCCAAAGCAGTATAATGGAATTATGAGGCGGAGGAAGCATCGCGCCAAGCTTGAAGCTCAAACCAACCCTGTCAAAGCTAGAAAG CCTTATCTCCATGAGTCTAGGCATCTCCATGCCTTGAAGAGGCCTCGTGGAGCTGGTGGACGCTTCCTCAACATGTCCAAGCTCCAAGAACCCAAGCCTTCTTCTCCCTCAACAGATGCTCTGATTGCAGGCTCAGCTCAGCCACCTTTCAATGGAAATACTGCATCAGAGTCTGAAGTTCATCAGCCAGAAAACAACAGAGAAGGGGCTTCCACCACCTCCTGCTCTGATGTCACTAGCGGCTCAAACAGTGATGACGTCTTTCTGCAGCCAGAATTCAGGTTCTCCACCTACCCTCCTCACATTGGCGGATCCATGAAAAGGAATGATTCTGGGAGCAATAACTTAGGTGGGTCTGGCCTCGGGTGA
- the LOC100249800 gene encoding nuclear transcription factor Y subunit A-3 isoform X2, whose translation MFPSICGAELSWCWLVLNVFQDFSKRYKETHGKPMVSIGNQDYLFTPSQVDCNQLTARIPITATEIYHCDLLAPAYGTKAMIHHPQMMGMAPSRVPLPVLNPQEEVIFINPKQYNGIMRRRKHRAKLEAQTNPVKARKPYLHESRHLHALKRPRGAGGRFLNMSKLQEPKPSSPSTDALIAGSAQPPFNGNTASESEVHQPENNREGASTTSCSDVTSGSNSDDVFLQPEFRFSTYPPHIGGSMKRNDSGSNNLGGSGLG comes from the exons ATGTTTCCTTCAATTTGTGGAGCTGAATTAAGTTGGTGTTGGTTAGTTCTAAACGTATTTCAAGACTTCTCTAAAC GATACAAGGAAACTCATGGGAAGCCCATGGTATCAATCGGAAATCAGGATTATCTCTTCACTCCCTCACAAGTTGATTGCAACCAATTGACT GCTCGCATTCCAATCACTGCCACCGAGATATACCATTGCGACTTACTAGCACCTGCTTATGGTACAAAGGCTATG ATTCATCATCCTCAAATGATGGGAATGGCCCCTTCTCGAGTGCCATTGCCTGTACTAAATCCACAAGAAGAGGTTATTTTCATCAATCCAAAGCAGTATAATGGAATTATGAGGCGGAGGAAGCATCGCGCCAAGCTTGAAGCTCAAACCAACCCTGTCAAAGCTAGAAAG CCTTATCTCCATGAGTCTAGGCATCTCCATGCCTTGAAGAGGCCTCGTGGAGCTGGTGGACGCTTCCTCAACATGTCCAAGCTCCAAGAACCCAAGCCTTCTTCTCCCTCAACAGATGCTCTGATTGCAGGCTCAGCTCAGCCACCTTTCAATGGAAATACTGCATCAGAGTCTGAAGTTCATCAGCCAGAAAACAACAGAGAAGGGGCTTCCACCACCTCCTGCTCTGATGTCACTAGCGGCTCAAACAGTGATGACGTCTTTCTGCAGCCAGAATTCAGGTTCTCCACCTACCCTCCTCACATTGGCGGATCCATGAAAAGGAATGATTCTGGGAGCAATAACTTAGGTGGGTCTGGCCTCGGGTGA